From uncultured Pseudodesulfovibrio sp.:
AAATGGAAGAAATCGACCTGCCATATAGCGGAGCAGACATCACGCGCCTGCAAAAAGCGATCAATGTCATCATTCGCAAAGTAAAGCAGCAGGTAGTCGAAATTCAGGTCAAGGATGAAGCCATTCTCAACGTAAATAAACGGGAACGCGCTCCGCTGAAACGAGAACGGGAAACCCTTGCGGAAGCTGAACTGAGTCGGATACCGGAAATCATCGGCATTGGCCCTGTCATTTCAAATATGAAAGTAAACATCCTGAAAGCCGCGCAGGTGGAAGTCGACGTCCTCATCTCCGGCGAAACAGGCACCGGCAAGCAATTGGTTGCCGAAGCCATTCACTCGCACAGCAATCGCGCGGACAACCCGTTCATCTCCATCAACTGCGGCGCATTGGATGAGAACCTTCTGCTCGATGCCCTGTTCGGCCATATCAAAGGCGCATTTTCGGAGGCCAAGGAAGACCGAAACGGCGCATTCATCGAAGCTGATGGCGGCACACTGTTTCTGGACGAAATCCAGTCAGCCTCACCCAAAGTACAACAGTCTTTGCTCAGAGCCATTGCTTCACGCAAAATCAAACCGTTGGGAAGCGATAAGGAATTTGCAGTAAATGTGCGCATAGTCGCCGCAACCAATGTGGATATTCCTGGGTTGATTGAACAAAAAACGTTCAGAGAAGACCTGTATTACCGACTCAAAGTTGTTTCCATCACGACCCCGGCTCTCCGTGAACACCGAGAAAACATTCCGATGCTTGCAGTTTACTACCTCAATCAGGCAGAACAGCTCGCCGGACGTGAAAGCCTCGATTTGAGTAAGGGAGCGCTTTCAAAACTCGTCAATTACCAATGGCCCGGCAATGTTCGCGAACTGGTCAACTGCATCACCAGAGCCGCTGTCATGGCGGAGAACGACATCATTCAGGCCGAAGAAATCCGCTTGGAAAATGAAACGAATCAGCCTGTGACAGAGTCAAAAGACACTTCCACAATCCCACCAAACGAAGAAATGAATCATCCGGTAAGTCGAACGGAACCAACTCCTACACCGGCAATGACTTCACCGCTAAATGCTCGTCAGAAAGAAGCATGGCCGCATATACAAAAAAAGAAATCAGTAACGCGCAAGGAGTATCAGGAACTGGTGAGCGGCACACTGCCCACACGGACAGCTATTTATGACTTACAGGACTTCGTCAAACGAGGGCTCCTCATCAAACAAGGAAAGGGACCTTCCACGAGGTATGAAGTCGTCAAATAACGATTCAAGAGTATCAGGGATACGCTCTGACAGAGGTGAAACATACGGGAAATGACACGCGTTAATGATGACAAATGACGCCATTCTAAGGTACTCATGCCCGATGAAAGTGACCTTCCTGCATCGTATTCATTTGTTGCTCTTTATTGTCCTCGCAGCATCTCCCGCCCTTGCAGGAGAACCCTTGCGCATAAGTATTTTCCCTTTCTCGCCGCCGTTCTCATTTTATGCTGTTCAAGACGGCAATAAACACTTGCAGGGATACACGATCGACGAGTGTTTAGCCGTAGGAAAAGAGCTTAAGCGAGACATTGAATTCATTACGGTAGGCGCCATCGACAGACAGGTCGGAATTCTCAAAAAAGGCGACATTGCACTCATTGCTCATGATTCCGCCTCCTACGCAAAGACACATGGGCTGATCTTTCTCCCTGTGGGTGTCAGCCTACAACATCACTTGTACATCCATGAAACCTGCACGCCTTGTATTGACCTGCACAACCCTGAAACTTTTCGAGACAAACGCGTCGTCACGGTCAAAGGTGCACCCTACGTCATGGACATTTCAATGGTGCCCAACATCATTGAAGCTCCTTCGGCCCTCGAAGCCCTGAACCTCCTCAATCAGGGGATTGCTGATATTTATATAGCCCCCTCCGAACGGGTGGCGGACTATCTCATCACAACCAATGACTTTGATGCAATCCTCAAAGACGGTGACTTTATCGGAGAAGCTCCATTGGGATTCGTCGTCAACCCCGAAGACACGGAACTTATCAAGCGACTCAAAACCGCTATCAAAACGCTAGAAAGACAAGGCACCCTCGCTAGCATCCGAGATAAATGGTTCGACCAGCCACATGAGTTCTCACTCTCAAAATACTCCAAACAGATCGCCCTGACCGCATTGGGTATAGCGGCCCTGTTTGTCATGTTCGGCGTGTGGAATCTTTCCCTGAAGCGACGGGTAGCTCAAGTGGCGCGAGACTTGCGCCAGACTGAACAACGATATCGAGATCTCATCGAGTCATCACCCGATATGATTTTTTTGGTGACTGAGGACGGCGAAATCCTCCACGCCAATGAACGAGCATGCACCAATCTCCGCTTGAAGACACCGTTTAAAGGGTTAAACCTGCAGAACCTGATCGCACCGGAAGACAAAGAAGAAGTCGCCCCCTTTCTGGACAAGGTGTTCAACGACGGATGCGATAAATTCGAATTCAGGATGGACGAAAAAACCGGGCAGGACATGGAGGTCGAAATCGCAGGCCGCATCCTGCAAGGCCCCATTCAACCGGGACTGCTAGCCTGTCTGTTTGCACGTAATGTCACGGACAGAAATCGCATGGAAGAAGAACTCATCCAATCAGAACGACTCGGCATCATAGGCAAAATGGCCGCTGGCGTTGCCCATGAGATCAATAACCCGCTGGGAATCATCCAGTTCAACGCCGAAGATCTGCTCTATGCTGAAGAAATGAGCACCGAGGCCAAAGAAGGACTGACTGCCATCTCCCGCAATGCGGCCAGAGCCGCGGATACAATCACTCACATGTTGGACTTGGCCTCCCCAAAACCAATGGTGAACGACATTCTTCATCTTGAAGATGCGGTCAAGGATAGTCTGGCTCTGTTGGGACCCAAGATCAAAAAAACAGCACTCACACTGGATATTCAAAACGAACCACTGAGCATGCGAGGAGACTCCCGCGCTATCCAACAAGTACTGGTCAACCTCCTTCTCAATGCCCTGAGCAGTATGCAGGGTAAGGGAAGCATTTCCATTTTCGGAGACAGGTCCCACGAAAGCATCCGCCTTGTTATCGAAGACAAAGGGAAAGGCATTGCGCGAAAAGATCTCCCTCATATTTTCGATCCATTCTTTACATCAAGAAAAAATGGATTCGGGCTGGGACTATTTATCACTCGCCGCATAGTGGAACGCCATGAAGGCATCATTTTTGCTGAGTCCGAGCCAGATGAAGGAACGCGAATGATTTTGGAATTTCCCCTGCACGAAGATGAAGAGAGCGCATAATGCCCGACAAGATACTATTGGTCGATGATGAGCTGGACCTCCTGTCTACTGTTTCACGAGCCTTGAAACGGCAAGGATACACTGTCCACACAGCCATATCAGGTGCGGAAGCTCTAGAGGCCCTATCAGAAACCATATATGACCTCGTCATCAGTGACCTCGCCATGGAGCCCATTGACGGCATGGAATTACTCAAACGAATCCGCTCCATTGATACCCTCTTGCCTGTAATCATGATGACCGGCGTCGGGACCATTGAGACCGCTGTGGAATCCATCAAACTCGGTGCCTATCATTATATCACCAAACCATTCACTCCACAGGATTTGCTGCTCCTCGTCCACCGGGCCATCGAGCATGGACAACTCAATCGCAAACTCGAATCCATTCAGGCTCGTGACGACAATAAAGAAAGTGATTCCATGGTCATCGGCAACAACGCCATGATCCAGCAAATGATGACAACCATGGACAAAGTGTCTGAATCGGATGCTCCCATTCTCATTCAGGGGGAAACCGGCACTGGCAAATCCCTATTTGCCAAGCGCATTCACACGATCAGTTCACGATCGAACAAACCTTTTTTCACCATTGATTGTGGCGCACTCACCGAAACCCTGCTGGAAAGTGAACTCTTCGGCCACGTCAAAGGAGCATTCACCGGGGCTACACGCGCCAAGCGCGGCCTGCTTGAAGAAGCGCAGGGGGGCACGATTTTTCTGGACGAAATCGGCGATTTATCGTCCTCAACGCAGGTAAAACTTCTACGGGCCATTCAGGAAAAAGAAATCAAGCCTGTGGGCAGCAATACATCAAGCCTCATTGATGTCCGATTTCTCGCCGCCACCAGTCGCGATCTTGAATCAGGGGTGGAGACCGGCGAATTCCGCAAGGACCTCTATTACCGCCTTGCAGTCATTCCCGTTCGTCTGCCGCCATTGCGTGAACGTCAGGATGACATTGTCCTGTTCGTCGATTTCTTTGTGCGCAAATTCAACAAGCGCTATAACAAAGCCGTGACAGCCATTGACCCCAGTGCCATGCAGGTCATTCTCGATTCTCCATGGCCGGGAAATATCCGAGAACTGGAAAATGTCATTGAACGCGCCGTCCTTCTCGCAAATGGTGAAACCATTGCCCTAAACAGCCTCAACACCTGCCCACAGTCCTTTGCCACAATGCAAACTCATAATGCCCCTCTCCCACTCAAGACCGCAGTCTCGAAAGCTGAAGCAACCGCTATTCGCACGGCCTTGAAAGCGACCAATGGCAACAGGTCAAAAGCAGCGCAAATTTTGGGCATCGGCAGAACGACCCTGTATGAAAAAATTGATGCTTACCGCATAGACTGACAATTAAAATCAACACAACAACAGCCAAAAAAAGGGGCGTCCAACACCTTGAGTGTTGGGCGCCCCATATCTATTGAGGAGGTTAAGCTCTTTAGTAAACCGGCATGGTGTTGGGTCCATCGTCGGTATCAACTTCGACTTCTTCACCCTCGTCAGTCATAGAAACATTGGAAAGAAGGCCGCCGCCGGTCATTTCTCCGACTCTGGGCTTTTGTCCCTTGACATTCGGAAGCTGAAAACTGTTGTTTGCCGGGGGCACAACAGCCACTTCTTCAGCATGCTTGCCCTGCGGTGCCCACTCGTAGGGGACACGATAGGCGCGGTATACGTAATTCGTACCGGGGATGTTTCCGGGATATGGGGAGATGTATTCCCAGACGACTTCGCCTTCATGAGTCACTTCAATGAAACGACCATTGGACCCTTCACAGATCAAGGTGTTGCCGTTGGGCAAACGCTGCGCAGAGCTGATAAAGGGGCTAAACTCTTCATAACCAAAGAGCTTCCAAGGCTTCTTGCGGGACTTGATGGAATATTCCCACACGACTTCCTTGGTCACAGGGTCGATTTCCAATACGCGGGAGTAGAAACGATGGATTGTTGCCAGTCCGTTGGGAGACATGGAGTTGGGTGCGCCGTAGCCAGCCTGACCACCGTTGTCATAGACCATCACGTTGCTGCCACCCGGCAAACCATTGGGAACCATATGTGTATGGTGGGGTCCAAGGATCTGACCAATCTCTGCTTCTGCACCTTGAGTATAGTCCGGGCCGAGACGCCAGACGACCTTGCCGGTCTCGTGGCTGATAATACACAGAATATTGGCTTCACGAGAGTCAAAAATGATGTTGTCAGGATGAAAACGCTTGTCGCCTGCATCGTACCATTTGTTGGGTCCAAGGTAGGATGCGCAGTTCTGATGCCACCAGTCAAAGCCGTTCTTTTCGGCACCGGCCTTGGGGCTCCAGCCCTTGATGGCCTTGATGGCGTCTTTATCAAAACCATATTCCTTGAAATGCTCAGAAGCGACCCATTCCCAAATGACCTTACCGTTTGCATCCACTTCGTACACGGTGTCGTCCATCAGCACATGGTCGCTGACATCCTTGTTCACGTGCCACTTATGCCCCAGAATCAAGGTCTTGCCCTTCATCTTGTAGTTATGGCCCGGCACATAATAAACAGGGTTACCTGCATGTTGCAGGTCATGATGCTGTGTGGAAATCCACATATCGCCTGCAGCGGGATTCTTGGGGTCCTTGACGACCTTGGCATACTTGCCGAATTCCCAGACTGTCTTGCCATTCCAGTCAAGCTGCTTCACGGTTATGGCATCATCAATGTACCCCTTCCAACGTTCGCCGGTGGAAAGAATCTGGCCGCCGGGCAACATCTTTGCGGGAAATCCGTTCACCCCTTCCCATTCATTGACGAGATTACCATTCATATCCACAAGGCGGGCTTTACCACCTGCAATCAGCGTGTAGCCATTAAACGTCTTGTCCGGGGAATACTTTACCGTACCAGTCGGAAACACCGAGGTGGTAGCATAGGCTGCTGTAGCGACGAGAACCATCGCAAAAGCCAGCAAGGCCTGTCGTGTTAACCTTTTCATTCAATCACTCCATTCTGCTATGAGTCATCCGATTATTAAAGCAATCCAAATGGATCGCTATCCTCTTCTTCCGGCTTACACTTCAAGGAGTGTTCCAATCATGACTTCATGAAACGACAAGGTGATACAAAATTCACATTCAACTTAAAGCCTTAAATTACAAGCCAATAGAACTTCTCAAGCTTGTTATCAATCGCTCAGATTTCCACCCAAGACAACATGGTGTTATTTTCGTCACAGCTGGTTGTCCGGCTGACCGAACACTTGTGCGCGGCATCGGACGAAACGACTGAACGCACTGTTGTCTCAACCTACAAGACACAAAAAGGGCTCCAAGCTATTCGCTTGAAGCCCTTTGCCTTTTCTCGCTAACAGGAGAAATCTTCTAACACTTGGATGGAGCCAATGCAGGCTCTGCATCCGGGTCAAAAACCACGTCGCCGTCGTCTGTAACCTGCGGATTCAATTCTTCCAAAAAGTCCTGTGTCATGCCGGGAACCTTGACCATATCGTCAGCTTTTTTGAACGGTCCGTTGACGGTACGGTATTCAACAATGGCCTTGGCAATGTCCTCGGGGACATCCACATCTTCGATGGCCATAAGCTCTTCCACACTGGCCTTATTGAAGCTGACGATGTCATCCTGAGCAAAGGCTGCTGTGGCAAACAACATGCACAGTGCGGCAACACAGATGGTTATAATAAATTTGTTCATACTATTTCCTTATACTTTTTTATGAGACGGACAGGGCGACGCGGAGGGGGCATCGCCTTGTCCAGAGAGAGGTTCTGTTATTAATCAGCCTTGATACGGAATGTGGTGTTTTCCGGCGGAGTGACGGCCTTCTCCTTGGGCTGCTTCAACTGGGGAACATAGTCATACGGTACACGCATGGCGCGATAGACCAGATTGTAATTGCCCTTTTTGGTGTAATACGGACTGATGTATTCCCAAACGATTTCGTGGTCCGGGGTCACTTCCTGGAACTGACCGACTGCACCGTTGGTGATCATCGTGTTACCATTGGGCAGACGCTGTGCAGAGGACACGTAATCGGAGTAGAACTGGTACTTGTTACGCATACCCATCTGCTTGGCGGAATGTTCCCACACGATTTTCAGAGTACGAGGATCGAACTCGATAACGCGGGAATAATCACGACGAGCATTTGACCAGCCATAAGGTGCACCGGGGTTGCGCGGGCCATAACCAGCATAACCGCCATTGTCGTAAACCATGATATTGCCTTCACCCGGCAATCCCTTGGGAATCATATGGGTGTGGTGCTGACCAATGATCTGACCAAGCTTTTTATAAGCCTTCTTGTACTTCTTGCCGTTAAATTCCCAGACGGAATCCTTGTAGTAATAGGGACCAATCTGCCAAACGAGCTTGCCCGTCTTCTTGTCGATGATGCAGGACGTGTTGGTCTGCCGGTTGGAAATAATGATATTATCCGGGTTGAACATGGAATATGTCTTCGGATCTTCATCGTACCACTTGTTGGGGCCGAGATAAGAAGCCGCGTTGACATGAATCCAGTCGCCACCCTTCTTGCCCGGAGTACGAGTCATGGAGAAAGTGGGGTACTTGCGCAGAGTCTTCTTGAATTCCGGGGGGAAATTCATCTCATCAAAATGATCGGAAGCGAGCCATTCCCATATAATCTTGCCGTTCTTGTCCACTTCCACGATATAATCATCGTACAACTCTTTTTTGGTGATCTTATCGTTGTGTACGAACTTGTGAGACAGAATCAACATCTTGCCCTTGCGGTTGTCTACAGGCATGCCGGGAGCATGGTAGCCGACCGGGTTGCCTTCGAACTGGTAATCATGGTGCATACCAGCACGGGGAATCTTGCGAACGACCTTTTCATTCCAATCCACAACCACGAGGTCAGTCGAAGACTCGTCGCCCCAGGCCCGGCCCTTTTTCTCAGGCGAAGGACGCTTGGCACCAGCCAGATAACCACCCTTCAACAATTTGGGCGGATGCTCGGCCTGACAAATGTCCTTCCATTGCTTTACCACGTTACCATTCATGTCGATGAGCACGGTGCCTTCGGATTCGACTTCGGTACCGAACACGGTAAAACCGTTCCAGCACTTCGAAGGCTTATAAATGGTCGTTCCATGAGGAAATACGGTGGGAAAGCTCATGGCCTCCATGGGATTGACCAACGCGGTGGCGGCAAGGGCTGCGCACCCGGTCAAAAACTGACGTCTTTTCATGTCCTCTCCTTAAAGTTCACTTCCAAGGCATTAACTGCCACGGATAAGATTATGCAATTTCACTTCACATAAAGCACAGACCGTGCCGAAAAGAATACTCACAGTATTTTAGATAGATAGACCACAAAGCAACATCTTTTAAGTGCGTCATCATGCACACTCGCCCGAATAGTGTACGGACCGACGCACACCCTGAATTTCAAAGGGAAGGCCCCCTGCACACGGATGTGCAGGGGGCCTGTTATGATCTATGGTTAAACAGGCCTAGTAGGCGTGCATGGCAGGGCCATCCTCTTCTTCTGTGTCATCGGCCTCTTCGGCAAATCCATCGCTTATTCCACCATCAAGAGTTGCACCACGCTTATAGACTTTGTAGAAACGCGGGCAGTCATCACCACAAACATATCCCTGCGGAGTCATGTCTTTACCCTTAAAGGCGGGATAATCCTTTCCATAACGGTAGGCACGATGGATATAATTGTTTGCAATGTCGTACGGGGTCATACCCTTCTTGGCCGCATACTTTTTCCCTTCATCAAAAACGCACTGCGCCTCATCACCGAATATGGGGTTCACAAACTCCCAAACGACCTTGGGATTCTTGCCACCAGTCACCTCTATCAGATGTCCTTGGCCGGTCGAAGTAATGAATGTATTACCATTCTCCAGACGCTGAGCACCACCTTGGTACATCGAATAGAAACTATTAGTCAGCTTACTCGCATATTCCCATACGACTTTGCCTGTCTTAGGATTCATTTCCACTGCACGAGAACGGTTCCCTTCGGGACGATACCAACCGTTATCAAAAATCAGGAAATTTCCATTTTTCAGCCAAGTAACATGGTGATTACCAAACAATTGCTGATCGCCATTATCGATAAAGGCAGGGGCCTTTCCGGCATCATGTGTACTCGGATTACCCCATCGGTATTCGATTTTTCCAGTCTTACGATCAATTACGTAAAATTCACCAAAGTTACGAGAATTCAGGACGATTTTTTTACCGTCTGGAGATACATCAACAGAGTTGCAATGCGTCCAATCAACGACGTCCATTAATTCGACGATGTTACGGTCACCTCGGAGATACCAATTGATATCGATTTTATCTGGTCCGGTTCCAATGTGATCCCAGACATGCCATTCCCAAACAACCTTGCCATTCTTATCAACCTCTTGGACATAATCAGCCCAAGTATACTTAAATTGCATTCCCCACAGTTTCAAGCCACCCTTGGGCATGACTTTGGGATCACGACCCTTTGCAATGGCTTCTTCGTTTGTTTTTCTTTCCCAACACAATACAAGTGTATTGCCATTTGGAAGCCTGCGAAAAGAATGATGCTGAAGAGAAGTGTCACTAAAATTCTTATACTTCCATACGAGTTTGCCATCCCAGTCAAACTCTTCCAAAAGTCCACCCTCACCACCAAACCCGACGGTGGCGGGCTTATCCAAGTGGCTAGCTCGAAGCAAATGCCCATTGGGAAGCAGTTGAGAATGGGCACCGGGTTTATGAGCATGTTTCCATGTATGTACAACATTACCTTCCATATCGATCAAATAAGTTGCCTTTCCCATACCCGGATCGAACAATGTATACCCATCAAAAGCTTTGCTCTTGTTGTATTTCAAAACCCCGGTCGGTCCGGTCAATGCTTCATAAGCCTGTGCTGGCACAGCCAACACAACTGCCAACAGCGCGGCCAGTGCAAATGTGTAAAAATTGGATTGCTTGCGCATTCGTCCTCCTCAAAATGATTGTTAGAATAGATACACCTACATTCCAACTTTCGTGCCATTATTTTGTTTTTAATTATTCAATATATTCGAAGACTTAAAGTCAATTAAAAATACCTTCATGCCAAGTTCCGCACACCATCCCAGACGACTGTGTTAACGTCCGCACAGGAGTCCATAAAAAAAGACGACCCCGAAGGGCCGTCCTGTTTGAATTCATATAATATCGTAAGGACCTAGTATGCATGCATGGCGGGGCCATCTTCTTCCATGCTGTCGTCTTCCTCATCAGCGTATTCGTCAGTATCGCCGCCCAAGGTTGCACCCTTTTTAAAGTCACGGAAGAAACGCGGACAGTCATCGCCACAAACGTATTCTTGTGGAGTAAGATCTCTCCCTTTCAGACCAGGGTAGTCCGGGCCGTAACGAAACGCACGATGGATCATGCCCCACATGCTGTCGTCATGGGAAGAGGTGCTCGGGATGGCATCCTCGTCACCCAACACACACTTGGGCTTGCCAAACACAAACGGATTGACGAATTCCCACACGATTTTCTTGTCCTTGGTCACCTCCATGACGTGTCCACCATGAGTGGAACAAATCAGAGTATTGCCGTTGGGCAAACGCTGTACACCGCCCTGACGGTGGGAGGAGAAACTGTTAGTGTGATTAGTGGCGAATTCCCAAACAATCTTACCGGTCTTGGGATTCATTTCCACGGCACGGGAATGACGCTTCTCGGGAGCCTCGGAGCCGTTATCGAACATCAGGACATTACCGTTTTCTAATGGAACCGCGCAATGCTGACCCCAAATTTTCTGATCGCCATTGTTGTACCAACCCGGCTTTTGAGCTTTGGGGTTCCAAGCCGTATCGTTGCCCCAGCGGTATTCAATTTCACCGGTCTTATGATTGATGAAGTAGAATTCGGACAGATTACGAGAATTCAACACGATGGTATCGGTATTGGGAATGTAATCGACCGAGTTGAAATGAGAC
This genomic window contains:
- a CDS encoding sigma-54 dependent transcriptional regulator translates to MTEPHTTDQSTQSRRTRIGSSIAHRLGLRGKLLLALLPPIVAILLVTGYASYTVSEDFIDIALERSVKMHTLAMAHEVEELLEQCRIDLLFFAQGKMEPEALRSMLEKRLRSGGNQYFELSFIPASGGQPFTLIQQNGVIQEFSADDFDTIHPNPFEELGKIGLLQKGQVLPSDIIETVYPMPNETVSNRHIKTRILRFYTYLPGDDISPRGILFLSIKATDIRNILSWYNSEESPLWAFPRSDELRFSYFLNNDGWMLFQSEAFNETDKNLTTYLARENFSGTLGKDGHAAAFRPNENHVRYWAAVNDINKGENGLTQVAEERIGDSAVNSFYFSYAPVRFWGKDDDHPTFFGGVVFVDRSQLPIIAGYKNLDVMLFVTAGAILLISCLVFWFGRILTRPIHALASKLDSLNSLEEMEEIDLPYSGADITRLQKAINVIIRKVKQQVVEIQVKDEAILNVNKRERAPLKRERETLAEAELSRIPEIIGIGPVISNMKVNILKAAQVEVDVLISGETGTGKQLVAEAIHSHSNRADNPFISINCGALDENLLLDALFGHIKGAFSEAKEDRNGAFIEADGGTLFLDEIQSASPKVQQSLLRAIASRKIKPLGSDKEFAVNVRIVAATNVDIPGLIEQKTFREDLYYRLKVVSITTPALREHRENIPMLAVYYLNQAEQLAGRESLDLSKGALSKLVNYQWPGNVRELVNCITRAAVMAENDIIQAEEIRLENETNQPVTESKDTSTIPPNEEMNHPVSRTEPTPTPAMTSPLNARQKEAWPHIQKKKSVTRKEYQELVSGTLPTRTAIYDLQDFVKRGLLIKQGKGPSTRYEVVK
- a CDS encoding ATP-binding protein, whose amino-acid sequence is MKVTFLHRIHLLLFIVLAASPALAGEPLRISIFPFSPPFSFYAVQDGNKHLQGYTIDECLAVGKELKRDIEFITVGAIDRQVGILKKGDIALIAHDSASYAKTHGLIFLPVGVSLQHHLYIHETCTPCIDLHNPETFRDKRVVTVKGAPYVMDISMVPNIIEAPSALEALNLLNQGIADIYIAPSERVADYLITTNDFDAILKDGDFIGEAPLGFVVNPEDTELIKRLKTAIKTLERQGTLASIRDKWFDQPHEFSLSKYSKQIALTALGIAALFVMFGVWNLSLKRRVAQVARDLRQTEQRYRDLIESSPDMIFLVTEDGEILHANERACTNLRLKTPFKGLNLQNLIAPEDKEEVAPFLDKVFNDGCDKFEFRMDEKTGQDMEVEIAGRILQGPIQPGLLACLFARNVTDRNRMEEELIQSERLGIIGKMAAGVAHEINNPLGIIQFNAEDLLYAEEMSTEAKEGLTAISRNAARAADTITHMLDLASPKPMVNDILHLEDAVKDSLALLGPKIKKTALTLDIQNEPLSMRGDSRAIQQVLVNLLLNALSSMQGKGSISIFGDRSHESIRLVIEDKGKGIARKDLPHIFDPFFTSRKNGFGLGLFITRRIVERHEGIIFAESEPDEGTRMILEFPLHEDEESA
- a CDS encoding sigma-54 dependent transcriptional regulator, with amino-acid sequence MPDKILLVDDELDLLSTVSRALKRQGYTVHTAISGAEALEALSETIYDLVISDLAMEPIDGMELLKRIRSIDTLLPVIMMTGVGTIETAVESIKLGAYHYITKPFTPQDLLLLVHRAIEHGQLNRKLESIQARDDNKESDSMVIGNNAMIQQMMTTMDKVSESDAPILIQGETGTGKSLFAKRIHTISSRSNKPFFTIDCGALTETLLESELFGHVKGAFTGATRAKRGLLEEAQGGTIFLDEIGDLSSSTQVKLLRAIQEKEIKPVGSNTSSLIDVRFLAATSRDLESGVETGEFRKDLYYRLAVIPVRLPPLRERQDDIVLFVDFFVRKFNKRYNKAVTAIDPSAMQVILDSPWPGNIRELENVIERAVLLANGETIALNSLNTCPQSFATMQTHNAPLPLKTAVSKAEATAIRTALKATNGNRSKAAQILGIGRTTLYEKIDAYRID
- a CDS encoding aryl-sulfate sulfotransferase: MKRLTRQALLAFAMVLVATAAYATTSVFPTGTVKYSPDKTFNGYTLIAGGKARLVDMNGNLVNEWEGVNGFPAKMLPGGQILSTGERWKGYIDDAITVKQLDWNGKTVWEFGKYAKVVKDPKNPAAGDMWISTQHHDLQHAGNPVYYVPGHNYKMKGKTLILGHKWHVNKDVSDHVLMDDTVYEVDANGKVIWEWVASEHFKEYGFDKDAIKAIKGWSPKAGAEKNGFDWWHQNCASYLGPNKWYDAGDKRFHPDNIIFDSREANILCIISHETGKVVWRLGPDYTQGAEAEIGQILGPHHTHMVPNGLPGGSNVMVYDNGGQAGYGAPNSMSPNGLATIHRFYSRVLEIDPVTKEVVWEYSIKSRKKPWKLFGYEEFSPFISSAQRLPNGNTLICEGSNGRFIEVTHEGEVVWEYISPYPGNIPGTNYVYRAYRVPYEWAPQGKHAEEVAVVPPANNSFQLPNVKGQKPRVGEMTGGGLLSNVSMTDEGEEVEVDTDDGPNTMPVY
- a CDS encoding helix-hairpin-helix domain-containing protein is translated as MNKFIITICVAALCMLFATAAFAQDDIVSFNKASVEELMAIEDVDVPEDIAKAIVEYRTVNGPFKKADDMVKVPGMTQDFLEELNPQVTDDGDVVFDPDAEPALAPSKC
- a CDS encoding aryl-sulfate sulfotransferase, which produces MKRRQFLTGCAALAATALVNPMEAMSFPTVFPHGTTIYKPSKCWNGFTVFGTEVESEGTVLIDMNGNVVKQWKDICQAEHPPKLLKGGYLAGAKRPSPEKKGRAWGDESSTDLVVVDWNEKVVRKIPRAGMHHDYQFEGNPVGYHAPGMPVDNRKGKMLILSHKFVHNDKITKKELYDDYIVEVDKNGKIIWEWLASDHFDEMNFPPEFKKTLRKYPTFSMTRTPGKKGGDWIHVNAASYLGPNKWYDEDPKTYSMFNPDNIIISNRQTNTSCIIDKKTGKLVWQIGPYYYKDSVWEFNGKKYKKAYKKLGQIIGQHHTHMIPKGLPGEGNIMVYDNGGYAGYGPRNPGAPYGWSNARRDYSRVIEFDPRTLKIVWEHSAKQMGMRNKYQFYSDYVSSAQRLPNGNTMITNGAVGQFQEVTPDHEIVWEYISPYYTKKGNYNLVYRAMRVPYDYVPQLKQPKEKAVTPPENTTFRIKAD
- a CDS encoding aryl-sulfate sulfotransferase, with protein sequence MRKQSNFYTFALAALLAVVLAVPAQAYEALTGPTGVLKYNKSKAFDGYTLFDPGMGKATYLIDMEGNVVHTWKHAHKPGAHSQLLPNGHLLRASHLDKPATVGFGGEGGLLEEFDWDGKLVWKYKNFSDTSLQHHSFRRLPNGNTLVLCWERKTNEEAIAKGRDPKVMPKGGLKLWGMQFKYTWADYVQEVDKNGKVVWEWHVWDHIGTGPDKIDINWYLRGDRNIVELMDVVDWTHCNSVDVSPDGKKIVLNSRNFGEFYVIDRKTGKIEYRWGNPSTHDAGKAPAFIDNGDQQLFGNHHVTWLKNGNFLIFDNGWYRPEGNRSRAVEMNPKTGKVVWEYASKLTNSFYSMYQGGAQRLENGNTFITSTGQGHLIEVTGGKNPKVVWEFVNPIFGDEAQCVFDEGKKYAAKKGMTPYDIANNYIHRAYRYGKDYPAFKGKDMTPQGYVCGDDCPRFYKVYKRGATLDGGISDGFAEEADDTEEEDGPAMHAY
- a CDS encoding aryl-sulfate sulfotransferase; amino-acid sequence: MRKQSYFYTFALAAMLAVVLTVPAQAYEAATGPTGVLKYDADKVFDGYTLFSPMIGNKTTYLIDMEGNIVHTWDCEYAPGLYAELLPNGNLLRGGRIDQKKQLEAKTGKKLGKKDLKKYVAIGGTCGIVQEIDWDGNVVWEYEMAKAYKEMHHHAFHRMPNGNTLILGWEYMTKEEAIKKGRDPKTIPSKPVVHQGAAHEGFWNDFVREVDSKGKTVWEWHVTDHLGKGPKKLDFNYVLPKPVGDIYASFDWSHFNSVDYIPNTDTIVLNSRNLSEFYFINHKTGEIEYRWGNDTAWNPKAQKPGWYNNGDQKIWGQHCAVPLENGNVLMFDNGSEAPEKRHSRAVEMNPKTGKIVWEFATNHTNSFSSHRQGGVQRLPNGNTLICSTHGGHVMEVTKDKKIVWEFVNPFVFGKPKCVLGDEDAIPSTSSHDDSMWGMIHRAFRYGPDYPGLKGRDLTPQEYVCGDDCPRFFRDFKKGATLGGDTDEYADEEDDSMEEDGPAMHAY